The following proteins are co-located in the Campylobacter concisus genome:
- a CDS encoding NAD-dependent epimerase, with protein MKILVTGTAGFIGFHLANALIKRGDEVVGYDVINDYYDVNLKLARLKTAGFETSEIDYGKLITSKTHPNLKFIKADLADEKTMKELFTKEKFDVVVNLAAQAGVRYSLINPKAYIDSNITGFMNILECCRHNEIKNLVYASSSSVYGLNENMPFSTHEAVNHPISLYAATKKSNEMMAHTYSHLFGVPTTGLRFFTVYGPWGRPDMALFLFVDAALKDKTIDVFNYGKMKRDFTYVDDIVKGIIKCIDNPAKPNPNWDAKHPDPATSKAPFKVYNIGNNSPVELMDYIKAVEIKIGREIKKNFLPLQAGDVPATFADVSDLVADFDYKPNTKVNDGVAKFVEWYCEFYGVKI; from the coding sequence ATGAAAATTTTAGTAACTGGAACAGCTGGATTTATAGGATTTCACTTGGCAAATGCACTCATAAAAAGAGGCGATGAGGTTGTTGGGTATGACGTTATAAATGACTACTATGATGTAAATTTAAAGCTCGCACGCCTAAAAACTGCTGGCTTTGAGACTAGCGAGATAGATTATGGCAAGCTGATCACCTCAAAAACGCATCCGAATTTAAAATTTATAAAAGCCGACTTGGCCGATGAAAAGACTATGAAAGAGCTTTTTACTAAAGAAAAATTTGACGTAGTGGTAAATTTAGCCGCACAAGCAGGCGTTCGCTACTCGCTTATAAACCCAAAAGCTTACATAGACAGCAACATCACAGGCTTTATGAATATCCTAGAATGCTGCCGCCACAATGAGATAAAAAATTTAGTCTATGCAAGCTCTAGCTCGGTTTATGGCCTAAATGAGAACATGCCATTTTCTACACACGAGGCAGTAAATCACCCTATAAGCCTCTACGCAGCGACTAAAAAGAGCAACGAGATGATGGCGCATACTTATAGCCATCTTTTTGGCGTGCCAACGACCGGACTTCGCTTTTTTACGGTTTATGGACCATGGGGACGCCCTGATATGGCGCTATTTTTGTTTGTTGATGCAGCGCTTAAAGATAAAACTATCGACGTCTTTAACTACGGCAAGATGAAGCGTGACTTTACCTATGTGGATGACATCGTAAAGGGCATCATAAAATGCATCGATAATCCTGCAAAACCTAATCCAAACTGGGATGCAAAGCACCCAGACCCTGCCACCTCAAAAGCGCCTTTTAAGGTCTATAACATCGGCAACAACAGTCCAGTTGAGCTCATGGACTACATTAAGGCGGTTGAGATAAAGATCGGCCGTGAGATCAAGAAAAATTTCCTCCCACTTCAAGCAGGCGACGTACCAGCGACATTTGCTGATGTGAGCGACTTGGTGGCC
- a CDS encoding DUF4272 domain-containing protein, whose protein sequence is MPKTAQQRKDESIKILKKEGVAVLESLPLRYDNSEVTPRSIDEIIARAVCSFTAIMCACTIRDNGHLSEDEIAWAKDFLGDFYGDLSVKEKEVFEDRADMKTAVNMGWKYESLWILLWALGIAKDIGQMDKICDCEFVMDVFREGGLKNRSKLRSLDEILSKLDLVYRYHWACVDARINGKKVAGLDEEVVMGRRAGLEWLCCKGWENDDLRAKFNAWDYPDLNT, encoded by the coding sequence ATGCCAAAAACAGCACAACAAAGAAAAGATGAGAGTATAAAAATTTTAAAAAAAGAGGGCGTGGCTGTGCTTGAGAGTCTGCCACTAAGGTATGACAATAGTGAAGTTACGCCAAGAAGCATTGATGAGATCATTGCTCGTGCGGTTTGCTCATTTACGGCCATTATGTGTGCTTGCACTATCCGCGACAATGGCCACCTAAGTGAAGATGAGATAGCCTGGGCTAAAGACTTTTTGGGCGATTTTTATGGCGATCTAAGTGTAAAAGAAAAAGAGGTCTTTGAGGATAGAGCCGATATGAAAACAGCCGTAAATATGGGCTGGAAATATGAGTCGCTTTGGATCTTGCTTTGGGCGCTTGGCATAGCTAAAGATATAGGCCAGATGGATAAAATTTGCGACTGTGAGTTTGTGATGGATGTCTTTAGAGAAGGCGGACTAAAAAACCGCTCAAAACTACGCAGTTTGGATGAAATTTTAAGCAAACTTGACCTAGTTTATCGTTATCACTGGGCGTGTGTAGATGCTAGGATAAATGGCAAAAAGGTTGCTGGACTTGACGAAGAGGTCGTTATGGGAAGACGTGCAGGGCTTGAGTGGCTATGCTGCAAAGGTTGGGAAAATGACGATTTAAGAGCTAAATTTAACGCTTGGGACTACCCTGATCTAAATACGTAA
- a CDS encoding FAD-dependent oxidoreductase: MRQKHFEVVIVGAGISGTALFYELAAFSDIKKVALLEKYDGVATLNSNGKGNSQTIHCGDIETNYTLEKAKKVSRVANMPVKYALKYNLDGKYMFAHQKMALAIGDAEVERMKERYESFRELFPYLEIYDKEKLKQIEPNVVFDANGNERPENIIAIGTQNGQFTTMDFGGLANSLVQNALNLGADGYEISLNSEVTDIKKAGDTFHIKINDGEVITANYVVVDAGGHSLFLAHKMGYGLHLSTLPVAGSFYFAKKRLLNGKVYMVQNDKLPFAALHGDPDILANGNTRFGPTALVIPKLERYHGCSSFFDFCKCLKFDKNVFEVFTNLLKDSDIRSYILRNFLFEVPFINKKEFVKDARKIVPSLSENDLSYAINFGGVRPQVIDRNKKCLELGEGKISTGEGISFNMTPSPGATSCFEIARTDMIEACKFLGKNFNEEKFNAEFFE, from the coding sequence ATGAGGCAGAAGCACTTTGAAGTGGTAATTGTCGGAGCAGGCATTAGTGGGACGGCGCTCTTTTATGAGTTGGCTGCATTTAGCGACATAAAAAAGGTCGCACTTTTAGAAAAATATGACGGCGTAGCTACTCTAAATTCAAACGGCAAAGGTAACTCACAAACCATTCATTGTGGCGATATCGAGACAAACTACACACTAGAAAAGGCGAAAAAAGTCTCTCGTGTGGCAAATATGCCAGTAAAATATGCCCTAAAATATAATCTTGATGGCAAATATATGTTCGCTCATCAAAAGATGGCACTAGCTATCGGAGATGCTGAAGTAGAGCGCATGAAAGAGCGATATGAGAGTTTTAGAGAGCTTTTTCCTTACCTTGAAATTTATGACAAAGAGAAGTTAAAACAGATCGAGCCAAACGTCGTTTTTGACGCAAATGGCAATGAGAGGCCAGAAAACATCATCGCCATAGGCACGCAAAATGGGCAGTTTACGACGATGGACTTTGGTGGCTTAGCAAACTCACTTGTGCAAAATGCGCTAAATTTAGGCGCGGATGGCTATGAGATCAGTCTAAACTCAGAAGTAACTGATATAAAAAAGGCGGGTGATACATTTCACATAAAGATAAATGATGGCGAGGTGATCACCGCAAACTACGTTGTAGTAGATGCTGGAGGACACTCGCTATTTTTAGCTCACAAAATGGGTTATGGGCTTCATCTTAGCACACTGCCCGTTGCTGGAAGCTTTTATTTCGCAAAAAAACGCTTACTAAACGGCAAAGTCTATATGGTGCAAAACGATAAGCTACCATTTGCCGCTCTTCATGGCGATCCAGATATCTTAGCTAATGGCAACACTCGCTTTGGCCCAACAGCCCTAGTCATACCAAAACTAGAGAGATATCACGGCTGTTCAAGCTTTTTTGACTTTTGTAAATGCCTAAAATTTGATAAAAATGTCTTTGAAGTCTTTACAAATCTCTTAAAAGATAGCGACATCAGATCTTATATTTTAAGAAATTTCTTATTTGAAGTGCCATTTATCAATAAAAAAGAATTTGTAAAAGACGCTAGAAAGATCGTGCCAAGCCTAAGTGAAAATGACCTAAGCTATGCTATAAATTTTGGCGGCGTAAGACCGCAAGTTATCGACCGTAATAAAAAGTGCCTTGAGCTTGGCGAGGGCAAGATAAGCACAGGCGAGGGCATAAGTTTTAATATGACTCCAAGCCCTGGGGCTACTAGTTGTTTTGAAATAGCAAGAACTGATATGATCGAAGCCTGTAAATTTTTAGGTAAAAATTTTAACGAAGAGAAATTTAACGCCGAGTTTTTTGAATAA